GGAATCGGTGATCTTCGCGATGCCGAAGTCCAGCACCTTCACGAAGTCCACGTCGTTGCGGCGCTGCTCCACCATGATGTTCTCGGGCTTGAGATCCCGGTGGATCACCCCCGCGCCGTGCGCGTCCGACAGGGCGGAGAGCACCTGGCTGACGATGCGGATCACCCGCCCCTCGGCCAGGGGCCATTCCCGGTTGAGGAGCTGGTGCAGATCCTGTCCGGGCACGAACTCCATGGCGATGAAGAGCGCGCCATCATCGGCCTGGCCGAAGTCCAGAATGCTGATGGAGTTGGGGTGGTTGAGACGGCTGGCCGCCTTGGCCTCCCGCTGGAAGCGGGCCACGGTGCGCTCGTCGGACAGCAGCGACTGGCGCAGCACCTTGAGCACCACGGGCTTGTCCAGGGCCAATTGGCGCGAGCGGTACACCTTGCCCATCCCCCCCTCGCCAATGAGGGCTTCCACCCGGTACTTCTTCGCCAGCGTCTTGCCGATGTACTCATCGGCTTCGGCCACCGTGCGCACCAGGGAGGAGCCACAGGCCGGGCAATACTTGGAGGATTCTCTGGCGTCAGCGCCGCAAGAGGGGCAGAGCAAGGGTGTTCCGTCTCGGGGAAACGAGCAAAGTGGGGACAGGACTTCAACACGTTGCTTGGGTCCGCATCAAGCCATGCTCGCAGTCCGAGCAAGGGGGCTGAGCCCCTGATATGAACCGCCCTGCGTTCCCATGACCTTCTGCCAGCGCTGTGACAGCGAGAATTCCGACGATGCCACCCTCTGCCAGGCCTGTGGCGCACCGATGCGGTCCGGCACCCTGGTGATGGCCGTCTCCCAGCTTGCCCCCCGCCCCCAGGTGTCCATCCGCGTGGTTCGCGCGGACGGCGGCCCGGAGTCGGTGGTCAAGATGCAGCGGGACACCCTCACCTGCGGCCAGCAGTACGGGGACCTCGTGCTCTCCGATGATCCCTTCGTCATGCCCCAGCAGGCGCGCTTCTTCTTCTCGGGAGCCCACCTGGCCGTGGAGGATGTGGGGGGGGCCAACGGCGTCTTCGTCCGCCTGCGCCAGGAGCGCGAGCTGCCAACGGGGGGCGAGCTGCGGCTGGGCCGACAGCGGCTGGTCCTCGAGCCCATTCCGACCGCCTCGACGGGCCCGGGGGGAGCACAGATCTGGGGCTCACCCGATGCGGGCTACCGGCTGCGGCTGGTGCAGTTGCTCGAGGGAGGCATGCGCGGCGCGGCCTTCCCGCTCAAAGAGGGCGAAAACCTGCTGGGCCGCGAGCACGGGGACATCACCTTCCCCACGGATGGCTTCGTCTCGGGGCGTCATGCCGTACTCAACGTACGGCAGGATCAACTCATGGTCCGGGATGTCGGCTCCTCCAACGGCACCTTCATCCGCCTGGCGGGCCCGACGTTCGTGGACAATGGCGACCATTTTCTGATTGGCCGCCAGCTGCTCCGGGTCGAACTCCAGATGCAGGCCTAGAGGCCCCGGGTCACGGGACGGGCGTCACGTGACCCAGCGCCTGCAGGCTCAGCCGTAGGAGCGCTCTTTCTTCTCCTGCTCCTCCTTGCAGCGAATGCAGAGAGTGGTGACGGGTCGAGCTTCCAACCGCTTGGGCGAGATGTCCTCCTCGCAACGCTCGCAGATGCCGAAAGAGCCATCCTCGATGCGCTGCAAGGCCTTCTCGATCTTCTGGAGCAGGAACTTTTCCCGGTCGCGAAGACGGAACACCATCGACTGAGCATACTCGGAGGAGGCTTGATCAATCTCGTCCGGCAGATCATCG
This genomic window from Stigmatella ashevillena contains:
- a CDS encoding FHA domain-containing protein — its product is MTFCQRCDSENSDDATLCQACGAPMRSGTLVMAVSQLAPRPQVSIRVVRADGGPESVVKMQRDTLTCGQQYGDLVLSDDPFVMPQQARFFFSGAHLAVEDVGGANGVFVRLRQERELPTGGELRLGRQRLVLEPIPTASTGPGGAQIWGSPDAGYRLRLVQLLEGGMRGAAFPLKEGENLLGREHGDITFPTDGFVSGRHAVLNVRQDQLMVRDVGSSNGTFIRLAGPTFVDNGDHFLIGRQLLRVELQMQA
- a CDS encoding TraR/DksA family transcriptional regulator; this translates as MNQKDLKRYKKILEDSKIALLESAKKTLVEESSFDTDDLPDEIDQASSEYAQSMVFRLRDREKFLLQKIEKALQRIEDGSFGICERCEEDISPKRLEARPVTTLCIRCKEEQEKKERSYG